TGGGCAACGACCGCTACAAGGAATACCTGCGCGACATCCACGTGTCGGGCACCCACATCATGAGCCTGGTCAACGATCTTCTCGATCTTTCGAAGATCGAGGCGGGCAAGCTCGAGCTGACATTCGAGGCGGTGGGGCTCAACGACGTGGTGCGGGAATGCGCGGCGCTGATGCAGCCGCAGGCCAACCGCGAGCGGATCATCATCCGCACGTCGCTGTCCTCGAGCCTGCCGCCCGTGGTGGCCGACAACCGCAGTCTCCGGCAGATCATCCTGAACCTGCTGTCCAACGCCGTGAAGTTCAACTCGGCCGGCGGACAGGTGATCGTCTCGACGCTCTATGAAGAGTCCGGCGAGGTGGTGCTCAGGGTGCGCGACACCGGCCAGGGCATGAGCGAGGGCGACATCGTCAAGGCCATGGAGCCGTTCCGCCAGCTGTCGACGTCGCGGACGGGTGGCGGCACGGGGCTCGGCCTGCCGCTGACCAAGGCGCTGGTGGAAGCCAATCGCGCCTCGTTCCAGATCGACTCGACGCCCGGCCAGGGAACGATGATCCAGATCACCTTCCCCTCGACGCGCGTCCTCGCCGAGTAACGGCGAAGCCAAGAACGGTCGAAATACGACGCCCGGCGGACACTCCGCCGGGCGTTTTGCTTTTGGGGCGTGGCGACCGGCGACACGGGTTGCGCAGCTCTGCATCCATCGACCGGCAGGCCTGCGCCGCCGATAGCGGGTTTTCACGTGCTTGAAAATGAAGTTGAGAATGATTATCAACAAGGACGTGGCGGCGAGGAGTTCAATCTCTCCTTCCCGAGCGAGCCACGGAGAGCCACGGGCGCCCACAGGCACCCCCGGAGTTCATCGATGATCGTCTGTCATTGCAACGTCCTGACCGTCGAAGACATCCAGGGAGCCGTCGACGAACTGCTGACCGAGATGCCGCTCCGCGTGATCACGCCGGGCCTTGTCTATCGTCGGCTCGGAACCCGCGGCCGCTGCTGCGGCTGCTTCCCCTTGGCCATCGACGTCATCAACGCGCATATCGAAAAGCGTCTCGCCACCGACGATCTGGCCGAACGCCGGCAGCAGATCGTCGAGCAGCAGCGCGCCTATCGCGAGAACATGCCGACGCGCCGACGCGTTACCGCGCCGGCTTGAGCCGGACACCGAAACGAGGGCGCGCCGCGACCGAAGCCGAGGCCGCCCTCCTTGCGGGGATCAGTCTGCGCTGTCGGTGCTGCCTGCATTGAGCTGGATGTAGGCGGCTTCGCCGATCTTGTCATAGAGGGAGATCTGCGACTCCAGGAAGTCGATGTGTCCTTCCTCGTCCTTCAGAAGATCGGTGAACAGCTCCATCGATACGTAATCGCCTTCCTCGGCGCACAGCAGCCGCGAGGCGCGATAGGAGTTGCGCGCATCGAGCTCTCCCGCAAGGTCGGCTTCCAGGATCTCGCGAACCGTCTGGCCAATGCGAAGCGGCGGAATGGTCTGAAGGTTGGGGTGACCCTCAAGAAAGATGATGCGGGAAATCAGCCTGTCGGCGTGCTGCATCTCCTCGATCGACTCCTCGCGCTCCTTCTTGGCGAACTTGGTGACGCCCATATCCTCAAGGAGACGATAGTGGAGCCAATATTGGTTGACGGCGCCGAGTTCGAGGAACAACGCCTCGTTCAGCCGCTCGATGACCTTCTCATTCCCACGCATGAAAACCTCCTTGGTTAGAATTCTTCTAACTTACGGCAAGTCGGCAGAAATGCAAGCTGTCTTCGCGGGGCGCTCCCGTCCGGCTCACCCGACCATCACTCTAAAAGCAAAAGACCACCCCGGGCAATTGATCCGAGGTCGGAACCACTCCGGCAGCACCGGGTGCGGAAGCCACTCCGTGGCTCTCGGGTCGGGGCCGGACTCCGGCCGCCGCCTCAGGCTCAGCCGCCAAGGAATACGGCCCGCTCGGCCTTTTCCCTCTCCACCTGCGAGCGGTGCGACAGCACCGAAGCCACGATGACGCCGACAGCGATCACCGAGATCAGGATGGTGGAGATGGCGTTGATCTCCGGCGTCACGCCCAGGCGGACCATGGAATAGATCTTGATCGGCAGCGTGGTGGCACCGGGGCCGGTGTTGAACGAGGCGATGACGAGGTCGTCGAGCGACAGCGTGAAGGCCAGCATCCAGCCCGCGACCACGCCGGGCAGGATCAGCGGCAGGGTGATCAGGAAGAAGGTCTTCACCGGTGGGCAGCCGAGATCGAGGGCCGCCTCCTCCAGGCTGCGATCGAGCGTGACGAGACGCGACTGCACCACGACGGCGACGAAGCACATGGTGAGCGTCGTGTGGGCGATCACCACCGCCCAAAAGCCACGGTCGAAGCCGATGGCGACGAACAGCAGCAGGAGCGACAGGCCGGTGATCACCTCCGGCATGACCAGCGGCGCATAGACCATGCCCGAAAACAGGGCGCGACCATGGAATTTGCTGTAGCGGTCGAGAACCAGCGCCGCCATGGTACCGAGGACAGTGGCGAACGACGCCGACAGGATGCCGACGCGGATGGTCACCCAGGCGGCGTCGATGATCGCCTGGTCGCGAACCAGCTCGACGTACCAACGCGTCGAAAAGCCACCCCAGACCGTCACCAGC
Above is a window of Pleomorphomonas sp. T1.2MG-36 DNA encoding:
- a CDS encoding (2Fe-2S)-binding protein, with protein sequence MIVCHCNVLTVEDIQGAVDELLTEMPLRVITPGLVYRRLGTRGRCCGCFPLAIDVINAHIEKRLATDDLAERRQQIVEQQRAYRENMPTRRRVTAPA
- the bfr gene encoding bacterioferritin, which produces MRGNEKVIERLNEALFLELGAVNQYWLHYRLLEDMGVTKFAKKEREESIEEMQHADRLISRIIFLEGHPNLQTIPPLRIGQTVREILEADLAGELDARNSYRASRLLCAEEGDYVSMELFTDLLKDEEGHIDFLESQISLYDKIGEAAYIQLNAGSTDSAD
- a CDS encoding ABC transporter permease, which translates into the protein MNKSTSWFNVTSLVFGFAFLYVPILILVVYSFNASKLVTVWGGFSTRWYVELVRDQAIIDAAWVTIRVGILSASFATVLGTMAALVLDRYSKFHGRALFSGMVYAPLVMPEVITGLSLLLLFVAIGFDRGFWAVVIAHTTLTMCFVAVVVQSRLVTLDRSLEEAALDLGCPPVKTFFLITLPLILPGVVAGWMLAFTLSLDDLVIASFNTGPGATTLPIKIYSMVRLGVTPEINAISTILISVIAVGVIVASVLSHRSQVEREKAERAVFLGG